Below is a window of Vallicoccus soli DNA.
TCGACGCCGCGTACCGCGACCGGGCCGGGGAGACGCGGTCGATCTGAGCGTCGGCGGGGGCGCAGGACCGGCAGTCGCGGGGCCCGGCACGTGTGGACCGGTCACGAACGGTGATGAGTGCAGGGTGGACGTGCCCGTGGTCCCGCACCCCGCCGTCGTGGTGCTCGTCGGCCCGTCGTCGTCGGGCAAGACGACGCTGCGCGGGGCGCTCGTGCGCGCCGGCGTCGACCCGGGCCACGTCGTGTCGCTCGACGACCTGCGCCGCAGCGCCCGCGCGGCGCACGTGCGCAGCGGGCGCGAGCCCCGGGCCCTGCAGGACTACTCGCTCACCGCCGTGCGCCGGGCCGAGGCCGCGCAGCGCGCGCTGCTCGAGGCGGGTCACGGCTACGTCGCCGACGCCACGCACCTGCGGCGCCCGTCGCGGATCGCCCACGTCGTCGCGGCGGACCGGGCCGGGCTGCCGGCGGTCGCGCTGCTGACCCCCGCCGAGCCGCTGGACGTGCTCGCCCGGCGGACGGA
It encodes the following:
- a CDS encoding AAA family ATPase, whose translation is MDVPVVPHPAVVVLVGPSSSGKTTLRGALVRAGVDPGHVVSLDDLRRSARAAHVRSGREPRALQDYSLTAVRRAEAAQRALLEAGHGYVADATHLRRPSRIAHVVAADRAGLPAVALLTPAEPLDVLARRTEARPEDEQVPRYALAAQHHRRSLLSCELLRAEGFSLVAEVHPGAPLRLAPALVDLREGVRLLGARGPEGLPGTPGRPS